A single region of the Biomaibacter acetigenes genome encodes:
- a CDS encoding carbon-nitrogen hydrolase family protein, with protein sequence MIQAAALQLKLESKKKYVEDLARFTDGLKVDLLVLPPLAGLLFENSREYLNFHQNFSKNGEFVLVPGSFREDSYHSAVIIHRGDVIHIQCQTHLSRRDEKEGLIRGNDLDVVDTPIGKMGILIGNDCFHPQTGRILGLSGADVVACLYSMDGDYNRWLQISGIWQQVQQNQFFAVECAANGVINGRRYSGRSIIHNPIWEGSNGILAEMPEDKEGILVSVLDFEKRNNIKQSYPLFKYLNRELYKKEWGY encoded by the coding sequence ATGATACAGGCGGCGGCTCTACAACTAAAGCTTGAAAGCAAGAAAAAATATGTTGAGGACTTAGCGAGATTTACGGATGGATTAAAAGTGGATCTTTTAGTGCTTCCCCCGCTGGCAGGGCTTTTGTTTGAAAACAGCCGGGAATACTTAAATTTTCATCAGAATTTTAGTAAAAACGGTGAATTTGTTCTGGTTCCCGGCAGCTTCAGGGAGGACAGCTATCACAGTGCGGTGATAATCCATAGGGGAGATGTCATCCATATCCAGTGTCAGACACACCTCTCAAGAAGGGACGAAAAGGAAGGGCTAATTAGGGGAAATGATCTGGATGTAGTTGATACTCCAATTGGAAAAATGGGTATCCTTATCGGAAACGACTGTTTTCACCCTCAGACTGGAAGAATTCTGGGACTTTCGGGGGCGGATGTGGTGGCATGCCTATATTCCATGGACGGGGATTATAACCGGTGGCTTCAGATTTCGGGCATCTGGCAGCAAGTTCAGCAGAATCAGTTTTTTGCCGTCGAATGTGCGGCAAACGGAGTGATTAACGGCAGGCGATATAGCGGGAGAAGCATTATTCACAATCCAATTTGGGAAGGTTCCAACGGGATTTTAGCTGAAATGCCTGAAGACAAGGAAGGCATTTTGGTATCTGTTCTTGACTTTGAAAAGAGAAACAACATAAAGCAAAGTTATCCTTTGTTTAAGTATTTAAATAGGGAACTTTACAAAAAAGAGTGGGGATATTAA
- a CDS encoding nitrilase-related carbon-nitrogen hydrolase, with protein sequence MGLYDFAAKIFLSYRFRMAPLKKHISGMKPAVYNKSKTPLKVAAIQVEFILHKTSIEYFEHMKSLAETAIREGAVFVAYPENIHLPLYGLLPGIEKSFLGDSSTNKNGGNIRDAFMMVGPYLKGVYFETFSAIARLYGIYVMGGSITVPEEGELYNIAYLFGPDGKQIGSQKKLHITPDEETFGLKPGSELKIYDLPFGKVAFPVCMDATYYETFELARKKGADMVVIPIGNMEEYEFYRALRGIWPRVQESRVIGIKSALVGRVAQFNFTGRAGIFAPIDLTPNRDGILKISENHYGDEVITAEVDIETLRRYREQDELLWDRNEVLYRKYFSKLYV encoded by the coding sequence ATGGGGTTATACGATTTTGCGGCGAAGATTTTTCTGTCATACAGGTTCCGCATGGCGCCTTTAAAAAAACACATTTCTGGGATGAAACCGGCGGTTTACAACAAGTCAAAAACACCTCTCAAAGTAGCGGCCATTCAGGTGGAATTCATATTGCACAAAACATCGATAGAGTACTTCGAGCATATGAAAAGCCTGGCCGAAACAGCCATCCGGGAGGGGGCCGTATTTGTAGCCTACCCAGAAAACATTCACCTCCCACTTTATGGCTTGCTGCCAGGCATAGAAAAAAGCTTCTTGGGCGACTCCTCGACAAACAAAAACGGGGGTAATATAAGAGATGCTTTCATGATGGTAGGGCCTTATTTGAAAGGGGTATATTTTGAAACATTTTCAGCTATTGCAAGACTTTACGGTATTTATGTCATGGGGGGAAGCATCACGGTGCCTGAAGAAGGGGAACTTTACAATATCGCTTACCTGTTTGGCCCTGACGGAAAACAGATCGGAAGCCAGAAAAAGCTTCATATAACACCTGATGAGGAAACTTTCGGACTAAAACCCGGCAGCGAGTTGAAAATATATGACCTCCCTTTCGGAAAAGTGGCGTTTCCGGTATGTATGGATGCAACTTATTACGAGACTTTTGAACTCGCAAGAAAAAAAGGCGCCGACATGGTAGTAATCCCCATAGGTAACATGGAAGAATATGAATTTTACAGGGCTCTTAGAGGCATATGGCCCAGGGTGCAGGAAAGCAGGGTAATCGGAATAAAAAGCGCACTGGTGGGCAGGGTTGCACAGTTTAATTTCACGGGAAGGGCGGGGATTTTTGCGCCCATAGATTTGACACCAAACAGGGATGGTATTTTAAAAATATCGGAAAACCACTACGGAGATGAGGTGATAACGGCTGAAGTAGACATTGAGACTCTTCGAAGATACAGAGAACAGGATGAGCTTCTATGGGACCGGAATGAAGTTCTGTATAGAAAGTATTTTAGTAAATTGTATGTATGA
- a CDS encoding MFS transporter → MKFKKYFMYPVAYLGISVLMQSLVSWYSYFYAPPEDNPYNLRPLTPIALVGIAMIIGRVVDAVSDPLVAYWSDNSRSRLGRRKPFLIFGAFPLGLSYVLLWFPPHNFESQINFIYLTVILSFYFIFFTIYVAPYLALLPEISKEPDERAAISTYQSVFNTLGLLIQGIACPVIIAKYGIRAMGIILGLVSLATLVMPFSIREEKVRRLEKQFGFRESFIMTVRNRHFIYYESSVLFYWFAINTLTIALPYMASVHMKLDGFETAILQGLLFVTAIAISPLMLMWIRRYGKKKVYNISMTALMLLLFVLYFAGKPYLFFNQKWFHFLIVGLAGMPLAAVFIIPNAIIADITDIDEMTGGQRREAMFFGVQGFFIKAVIGLSSLFTTGVLFKYLGYNPGDSLGISMAPVVAGVCILLGLYIFKNYTVEEHELKQRYTEYVMRQRT, encoded by the coding sequence ATGAAATTTAAAAAGTATTTCATGTACCCTGTTGCATATTTGGGCATCAGCGTTCTCATGCAGTCATTGGTATCATGGTATTCATACTTTTATGCCCCACCAGAGGATAATCCTTACAACCTTAGGCCTTTGACGCCTATAGCCTTGGTGGGGATCGCAATGATAATCGGCAGGGTTGTCGATGCGGTATCCGACCCGCTGGTGGCTTACTGGAGCGACAATTCCCGGAGCCGGCTTGGTAGGAGAAAGCCTTTTTTGATATTCGGAGCCTTTCCATTAGGTTTAAGTTATGTTTTGCTTTGGTTTCCCCCGCATAACTTTGAAAGCCAGATAAATTTTATATACCTGACCGTTATCCTTTCATTTTATTTCATTTTCTTTACTATTTATGTGGCCCCTTACCTGGCTTTGCTGCCTGAAATATCCAAAGAACCAGATGAAAGGGCCGCCATATCTACATATCAATCGGTATTTAATACGCTGGGGCTTTTGATACAGGGCATCGCCTGCCCTGTAATCATTGCAAAATACGGAATTCGAGCTATGGGTATAATCCTCGGTCTCGTATCCTTAGCGACTCTCGTTATGCCTTTTTCCATAAGGGAAGAGAAGGTCCGGCGGCTTGAAAAACAATTCGGCTTTCGGGAAAGTTTTATTATGACTGTTCGCAACAGGCATTTCATATATTACGAATCTTCCGTTTTATTTTACTGGTTTGCCATAAATACGTTGACCATTGCCCTTCCGTATATGGCTTCCGTCCATATGAAGCTTGACGGTTTTGAAACCGCGATTTTGCAGGGTCTATTATTTGTGACCGCAATCGCCATTTCACCATTGATGCTCATGTGGATCAGACGTTACGGCAAAAAAAAGGTATATAACATATCGATGACAGCATTGATGCTGCTTTTGTTTGTATTGTATTTTGCCGGAAAACCTTATCTTTTCTTTAATCAAAAGTGGTTTCACTTTTTAATCGTGGGCCTTGCGGGCATGCCTCTGGCCGCTGTGTTTATCATCCCCAATGCGATAATAGCCGACATTACCGATATTGACGAAATGACAGGAGGCCAGAGAAGAGAAGCCATGTTTTTCGGAGTGCAGGGGTTCTTTATAAAAGCCGTAATTGGGCTGTCATCTTTATTTACTACAGGGGTTCTTTTCAAATATCTGGGATATAATCCGGGAGATTCCCTAGGTATATCCATGGCACCTGTTGTTGCGGGGGTATGTATCCTGCTCGGTCTTTATATATTCAAAAACTATACCGTTGAGGAACACGAATTAAAGCAAAGATATACTGAATATGTTATGAGACAACGAACGTAA
- a CDS encoding membrane dipeptidase produces the protein MEMLRIYHELSVRLLTLMWNNRNAIADRAMDCRSGERLSDFGVEVVKEMNRLGMMVSIPRKLFYT, from the coding sequence TTGGAAATGTTGAGAATTTACCACGAACTTAGCGTAAGGTTGCTTACGTTGATGTGGAACAACAGAAACGCCATAGCCGATAGAGCAATGGATTGCAGGAGCGGTGAAAGGCTTTCGGATTTTGGAGTTGAGGTAGTAAAGGAAATGAATAGATTGGGCATGATGGTCTCTATCCCACGCAAGTTATTTTATACCTGA